CCAACCGCTTTCTGCGCGGCATGGTGCGCCTCATTGTAGGAACGTTGCTGGATGTAGGCAAAGGAAAACTCAGCGTTCACCGGTTCAGAGAAATCATTGAGAGGCAGGATAGAAGCCTGTCCAGCGGGGCCGCTCCTTCAGAAGGCCTTTTTCTGCATCGCGTAGACTACCCCGAGGGGTACTTTGACCAACAGCAAGCCTTGTATAACCAAGAAGCGCACCGCCTGCAAGCTTTATCCAATCAAGAAGGATAATCGTTTTGGCCTGTTTTCTAGAAAGTAGCCCAAAAACGCATTCTCAACTCAAGACTCGCGACTCAGGACTCAGGACTGCTTATGAAGTAAGCATTATTGAGTACTTTTGCCCGAGGCTCTGGCACAGGCGTTTTTGGCTTGTTTTCTGGAAATCAGGCCAAAAACGAGAATAACGCAAAACTATCAGGTACCTGTACAGGTTTGTTTTCCGTACCACGTTCTCAGGAGCCCATCAAATTTAGCACAAGACCACATGAGTGAAATAGGCGGCAGTAAGACAGGAAGTGCCTTTGACTGGGAGGTACTCAGGAAGATTTTCCGGTTTGTGAAGCCCTACAACAAGGTATTTTATTTCGTGATTTTTCTGACGGTGGCCTCTGCCGTGCTGGCCACAGTGCGCCCGTTCCTTATTCAGGAAATGGTGGACAAGCAGATTCTGCAGTACAACTGGGCTGGCGTGAACCGCATGTTCATCTGGCTGGTGGTGCTCTTGATTCTGCACACGCTTGTTTCGTATCTACACACGTATTTTGCCGGATGGCTGGGACAGTACGTAGTGCGGGACATCCGGGTGAAGCTCTATGAGCACATCCTTAAGCTCAGACTCAAGTTCTATGACCGCACGCCTATCGGGACGCTGGTGACGCGTAACGTGAGCGACGTAGAGACCCTTTCTGACGTGTTCTCTGAAGGTTTGGCCGCCATGATTGGCGATGTTCTGCAACTGGTCTTCATTCTGGCCTACATGTTCTGGCTGGATTGGGAACTGACCTTGGTGAGTCTTTCCATGTTCCCACTTTTGATTTTGAGCACTTATGTCTTTAAAGAGAAAGTAAAAGCGTCTTTCCAGGAGGTGCGCGGGGCGGTGGCTAAGTTGAATGCCTTTGTGCAAGAGCACATCACGGGCATGATGGTGGTGCAGATTTTCAACAATGAGGCCCGCGAGATGAAGAAGTTTGAGGCTATCAACAAAGAACATACCCGCGCCAATGTCAAGTCCGTGCTGTATTACTCGGTGTACTTCCCGGTGGCCGAGGTGATTGGCGCGGCGGGTACGGGACTTTTAGTTTGGTACGGCGCGAAGGGCGTGGTGCAGGACCATGTCACGCTGGGTACGCTCATCGCCTTTATCATGTACATCGCCATGTTCTTCAGGCCCATCCGCCAAATCGCAGATAGATTCAATACCTTGCAGTTGGGCGTGGTGAGCTCAGAGCGTATCATGAAACTGCTGGAAAGCAAAGAACTGATTTCAGACACCGGGGAATACCGTCCAGAAACCATCAAAGGCGGCGTGGACTTTGAACAGGTATGGTTCGCTTACAACGATGAGGACTGGGTGTTGCGCGGTATCTCGTTCCAGGTGCAACCGGGGCAGACCGTGGCCTTGGTAGGCGCCACCGGTGCGGGTAAGACGTCCATCATCAACCTGCTCAGCCGATTCTATGAGATTAACAAAGGCGTGATTAAGGTAGACGGGCATGATATTAAAGAGTATGACCTGGATGTATTGCGCCGGCACATTGGCGTGGTCTTGCAAGACGTGTTCCTATTCTCAGGCACTATTCAAGAGAACATCACGCTGGGCAACAAAGACATCACCGAAAGCCAGATTTGGGAGGCCGCTCGCTTGGTAGGCGCCGATAAGTTCATTGAGCGTTTACCGGGTGGTTTGCAGTACAACGTGATGGAGCGTGGGGCTACTTTGTCCGTGGGGCAGCGGCAGTTGATTTCGTTTGTGCGTGCCATGGTCTATGACCCTAAGATCATCATCCTGGACGAGGCTACATCTAGCGTTGACTCAGAGACCGAAGAACTCATCCAATTCGCCATTGCCCAGTTGATGGAAGGCCGCACCTCTATTGTGATTGCGCACCGTCTGTCCACCATCCAGAAGGCAGACAACATCATTGTCTTGGACCGCGGCGAAATCAAGGAAAGCGGCACCCATGAGCAGCTCCTGCAATCTGGCGGCTACTATGCCCAGTTACATGAGATGCAGTACAAGAACTTCGTGTAAGACTAAACTGAAAAGACCGTTTTTGGCCTGTCTTCCAGGAAATAAGCCAAAAACGGTCATCAAAATCATCTTCACATTTCCAAATCTTCAAATCAGAATAAATAGCACATCAGCAAATTAC
The nucleotide sequence above comes from Nibribacter ruber. Encoded proteins:
- a CDS encoding ABC transporter ATP-binding protein translates to MSEIGGSKTGSAFDWEVLRKIFRFVKPYNKVFYFVIFLTVASAVLATVRPFLIQEMVDKQILQYNWAGVNRMFIWLVVLLILHTLVSYLHTYFAGWLGQYVVRDIRVKLYEHILKLRLKFYDRTPIGTLVTRNVSDVETLSDVFSEGLAAMIGDVLQLVFILAYMFWLDWELTLVSLSMFPLLILSTYVFKEKVKASFQEVRGAVAKLNAFVQEHITGMMVVQIFNNEAREMKKFEAINKEHTRANVKSVLYYSVYFPVAEVIGAAGTGLLVWYGAKGVVQDHVTLGTLIAFIMYIAMFFRPIRQIADRFNTLQLGVVSSERIMKLLESKELISDTGEYRPETIKGGVDFEQVWFAYNDEDWVLRGISFQVQPGQTVALVGATGAGKTSIINLLSRFYEINKGVIKVDGHDIKEYDLDVLRRHIGVVLQDVFLFSGTIQENITLGNKDITESQIWEAARLVGADKFIERLPGGLQYNVMERGATLSVGQRQLISFVRAMVYDPKIIILDEATSSVDSETEELIQFAIAQLMEGRTSIVIAHRLSTIQKADNIIVLDRGEIKESGTHEQLLQSGGYYAQLHEMQYKNFV